AAAGATTCACGCCCTGCCTTTCCCCGGCATCAATCAAGACAACCTACCATTTTTTGTGCCGATTTGCACACAGGCAAAAGGGGAGAGCCTTATCCACGACTGGACCTATGAAAATCGGGCTATCTACTATCCAGAGCTCAATCGTCTCGGCGCGAATATTACCCTCATGGATCCACACCGTGTGGAAATTGACGGTCCGACCAAATTGGCAGGGGCCGAGGTCGTCTGCCCGCCTGCCCTCCGCCCAGCCGCCATTATCCTTGTCGCTATGCTCGCGGCCAAAGGCACCTCCACTCTTTATAATGTCTACCCCATCCACCGCGGTTATGAAAAACTGGAAGAAAGATTGTCCGCCCTAGGAGCGAGTATTAAGTTGGTAGAGGAATAGACAATATAGATAATTTAAATTTTATTTGTTATTTCTTATTGCTCATAAAAGTAAGACATGATAATTACACCACATTATCAAGCTAACAAAACTATATGGAATTATTCGAACCAAATGCTGACTCGCCAGAAACCATAGTTATTGAGCCACGGGAATCCCCGGAAAAATTTGCCGCTGAAAGCCTTTTGGCCGACTGCGAAGACATCGATATTAGTAAGCTCGTCCAACGGTTTAATGACCTAAAAGCAGGATATCATATTCTTATACCGATCGAGCACCTTTCCGTCGTTCCGAGTTATAGCGAGACAACATCTTACGGACCGCCAGAAGTTTATTATAATCAAACCCATAGAACATTTTGTGTCGCTGACGGAAATCACCGGATTAACGGAATAATAAGACAGCTTAAAAAAAATGATAAAACCTTGTCCGGCAGGGGCATCTGGTGCAAAAAAATAGAAAAAAACCATCAAAATAATTAGCCAATTTTTATATTTCATTATGAAAATTTCCGCGCAGCAAGCCAAAGAAAAAAAACTCAATAATTCCACTACTATCTGGGAATATGATCTACCTAGTAAAAATTTAAGTTTTTCCAGGGCTCACATCAATGGACGTTTCCCACAAAAAGGACTGGCTACGAATAGTGAGTGCGAGGAGATATATTATATTGTTGGCGGGTCAGGGACAGTCCACTCAAAGTTTGGCGATTTTGAAATTAATAAAGGTGATATTTATCATTTTATCAAAGGAGAAAAATACTGGACCGAGGGACGAGACTTGGCGGTTGTTTTGTTCAATTCTCCCAGATGGACCCCAGAGCAATTTAAAGAAATAATATAATGAAGAAAAAAGTACTTATTTTCGGCCTAGATGGTAATGTTTTGAATAATTATTCTCTCAAGGCCAGGTGTGCCGGCCAATCATTGTCCACCAACGCTGGACATTTTTTTAATATCAAAAAAAGCATTGGCTACTTTGCCCAGCTCTACCTAGAATCCAGTGGACAAAATTCTTTGGATCAGTTTCGTCTTGCTTATCAACAAATTGCCCGGCCAGAGCTTATTACTAATAAAATTTTAATTAAAACCGAAAAAGATTACCGTGCCAATTTATTTAAAATTGAAAATAAATTTAAAATTTTTATCGATGTAAAAAAATTTTTAGAAAAAAATAAAAACAAATATTACTTCACCATCACTACCGCTGTGCCAGTGGGGGACATCGCTCGCTTAGATAAAAAATTGCGTCTCTCGAAATACTTCACTTTGATTTGCGCCAGAGGCGGAGCTCTGTATCAAGGGAGGCTGATAAAAATTTCAAACTTCGATAAGGGCAAAAAACACTTTGATTATATTTTGAAAACATTTAAAGCGACCAAAAACAAAATAATCGCCGTCAGCTCCGCCCGAAAAGACATTACCAACGCCCTAGACCACGGTATTATTTCTGTTGCATTACCCAAAATTTTTAGTAGAAAAAGTTTATTACAACTGAAACCGACCATCATCCTTAAAGACTGCCGCAGCCTGACACGGTTTCTGGATGCCCCGATCCGGAAAATGATTAAGTAGGGGATAGCTCCAGAAATAATTTTCAATTACCAATTAGTTTAATTATCAAAGAATAAATTAATTAATAATTTAAAAAAATAATTAATTAAATAATTACTTGAAAATAATTAATTAAAAATTCTGAGATTAAATTTGTCAGCTAAATAGTAAGGGTGGTATAATAGAAGATGTAAGGGAAGCGGGCCAAAAGCCCCAATATATTTATAAACATAACGTCGCATAACATTGGTTAAACGACACATAACATATGCAAAAATCAAACAAACCTATAAACCAACATATTATTGATTTTCTAGAATATTGTGAGGTAGAAAAAGGTTTATCCAATAAATCACAAGAAAATTATAAAATGTTTTTAAATAAATTCTCCTCCTTTCTCCACTCCAAGGGCCTAGATATTTTAAAGCCCCACGAGCTCACTTCGGACCATATCTGGACCTACAAGCTCTTTCTAGCCCGCTCTCGTGGCTCCCGTGACGGCGAGACGCTCAAGAAGAGCACCCAGCACTACTACCTTATTGCTCTCCGCGGCCTGCTGAATTATTTTGCTGATCGCGATATCCAATCATTACCTTCAGAAAAAATAAAATTACCCAAAGATGCAGTCAAAGATCAAAAAATCAAATTTTTAAATATTGAACAAATTAAAAAATTATTAGAAACGCCAGACACCTCAACCCTCCAAGGTCTCCGCGACCGGGCTATCATGGAAGTACTTTTCTCTACCGGCCTAAGAGTTACTGAGCTAATGTCGCTTAACGTGAGCCAATTTAATCTCAAATTAACTGATATGGAATTGTCTGTTATTGGCAAAGGCAATAAAACACGCACTGTCTATATCTCTGAGCGCTCTTTTGAATGGATCAAAAAATATCTGAACCAAAGAAAAGACAATGACCCTGCCCTCTTTATCAATTTCCGCCCCACCAAAGATATCACCGAATCCCGACGCCTGACTGTCCGCTCAATAGAGCGCATTATAAAACACTATACCAAGCTCTCTGGTCTGCCGATTTTTACCTCGCCGCATACTCTCCGCCACTCCTATGCCACTGACCTGCTCTCCCAGGGCGTAGATCTGCGTGCTATTCAGGAAATGCTCGGCCACTCAAGCATCACTACTACCCAGGTCTATACTCATGTCACCAACAAGCGTCTCAAAGATATTCATAAAAAATATCATTCATTAGGCTGATCTCCCCTCTTCTGTCATCCCTGCCTCGCCGGCAGGCGGGCTGAGTCGCCACGCTACTGCGGGGCGATGAAGAATCTCTCGCGCCTCCTCGCAATGACATTTTACAGAAAAGAAAAAAGCCCCGGAATCTGTACAAGATTCGGGGCTCGTTTTTTTTGCCTATTTTTTTATTTTTTTCAAACTTTTCCCTGATCAGGCAACAGGGAGCGGCATGGGGCGTGGGGCGCGTTGCGAGCGGAGTTTATTTTTCGCGGAGGATAACCCGCAATCCGCCACCCTTAGGCTTGTCGGCGGACAGGGTTTTTGCCGTGGAATCTGCGCGCGCCGTTGCTAACTCGGGGTTACGGAGACGGTTGATTATCGGGGGCGCGCCGGGATAATTTTCCAGCCGTCACGATCCGGCAAAACCCGGGAGTCGAGCACTTTTATCGCGTACTCCCAGGCGTAGTCGTAAGGGCCACTAATTTCCGGCCGTGACTCCCCAATCGGCATGTGGTCATGCCCGAAGGTCGCAATACCCTCCTTGAACTCCCCGGGGTAGTTAAATATGTACCATGTAGAGTCCCCGTGGTACCGCGCCATCGGGTACACCGTGAGCGGGTGGTAGGGCGGGAGGGAATCAAAACGTATAACAACCAGTCCGTTTTCCGGGGTCAGTGAGATCCCGACATTAGGCGACCCGTCGCTTAGCATGATTTTATGCCAGGTGGTGTCGCCATACGCCATCTGGTCTGATTTTACGACATAGTCGTAAGAATCGACGGAGTAGTTTTTGTAATGCGTGCCGACTCTGTATGACCAGCCGCTTCTAAATGAGAATCGGCCTGGGTCGAGGCGGTGGACCAGATACGGATCTGGTCCTTTCGTGATCTCGTAGTGGATCTCTAAGACCACCACGAGTAGGAGCATAGCCGCGAACACGCTCACCGAAAAAATCTTTAGTGCTTTCATGGTAATTCCCTCTCAATTTGGGGTTTTATTGATTTATTTGGTTTTTAATGTGCATTTTTCTTCCTTATATCATAGCATAAATAAACAAAAAAGTCAATAGTGAATACCATCGACTTTTCATATATAGCTGATATTGGCCGAAATAAATATTACCACAAATAATAGCCACTGTCATTACCCGGCTTGACCGGGTAATCCAGACAAAAAAACAAAAAGAAAAGAATTTATTAGAACAATAAGGTGTTGTGGATCCCCGGGTCTCGTCGCAGTAGCTCCTCGCCCGGGGATGACAAGCGCAGTTAAGATTATTAAAAATATTGCCCAAGCAGTATATCTCTCCTCATCCTCTCTATATTCTCCCCTACTTGGCTGTAA
This region of Candidatus Kuenenbacteria bacterium genomic DNA includes:
- a CDS encoding tyrosine-type recombinase/integrase, with amino-acid sequence MQKSNKPINQHIIDFLEYCEVEKGLSNKSQENYKMFLNKFSSFLHSKGLDILKPHELTSDHIWTYKLFLARSRGSRDGETLKKSTQHYYLIALRGLLNYFADRDIQSLPSEKIKLPKDAVKDQKIKFLNIEQIKKLLETPDTSTLQGLRDRAIMEVLFSTGLRVTELMSLNVSQFNLKLTDMELSVIGKGNKTRTVYISERSFEWIKKYLNQRKDNDPALFINFRPTKDITESRRLTVRSIERIIKHYTKLSGLPIFTSPHTLRHSYATDLLSQGVDLRAIQEMLGHSSITTTQVYTHVTNKRLKDIHKKYHSLG